In the genome of Gloeotrichia echinulata CP02, one region contains:
- a CDS encoding SGNH/GDSL hydrolase family protein has protein sequence MPIKVDDTKNPADGDNSLNLIQAVNLLAFQVRRLTGNSDWKETAKTSVQQLADKLAEVEKKSAIAKDVKIYMNAGVDKDMSGGTPSNIYIYAGGCADDAADGGGTPGTPGPAGPPGPTGSTGLTGPAGPPGPTGSTGLTGPAGPPGPTGSTGLTGPAGPPGPTGSTGLTGPAGPKGDKGDTGSGVIPNDSYTTIDVGGSINFVDANNKIIWSDASLTSDANEALKTLQESVATKEFWTIDTELAPAGSSVMTDLLGNVLHRLSPDSLAVDLLSSRGSGESLSLRLQRGLTPYGDPLLPIYGEWNLRQTRMKLQQRSLGEPAVLSVAVIGDSYTQSEVRFTRSLAQQLQTLTGNAGVGYISFSWFGTEVSTWTALAQPVGLDRTARSDLLSVFEIIGAWTREYNVSSTNAISLSLATSSTIGDYIRLSVPAGTNAANLFYKGTGGSIAISWDDGATFSSPISLSGTNTTTIPLTVPSTPTILRIRVQSGTVSLAGVDFNTSSAGTRLHKLGGSGSRTSQWAAVDASQWSAQLQTLDPHLIIIFHGTNDQGAGVTPVQYRQSLATIVANIKSVLPRRDILIATPPENTRPTNLYKMTAYAQSAREFCVDSNLCFIDLQYYFGSAATPSEYSSSSPDVNNRFFNADGIHPEPLTGGRILSRSFYDLLVS, from the coding sequence GTGCCGATAAAGGTGGATGACACTAAAAACCCAGCAGACGGCGACAATTCCCTAAACTTAATTCAAGCGGTTAATCTTTTGGCGTTTCAAGTACGTCGTTTGACGGGGAATTCAGATTGGAAGGAAACCGCAAAAACATCGGTACAACAACTAGCAGACAAACTGGCGGAAGTGGAAAAAAAATCCGCGATCGCCAAAGACGTAAAAATATACATGAACGCAGGAGTAGACAAAGATATGTCTGGCGGAACGCCATCTAATATTTATATTTACGCTGGCGGATGTGCGGACGATGCTGCTGATGGGGGCGGTACTCCTGGGACACCAGGACCCGCCGGACCACCGGGACCTACAGGAAGCACAGGTCTTACAGGACCCGCCGGACCACCGGGACCTACAGGAAGCACAGGTCTTACAGGACCCGCCGGACCACCGGGACCTACAGGAAGCACAGGTCTTACAGGACCCGCCGGACCACCGGGACCTACAGGAAGCACAGGTCTTACAGGACCCGCCGGACCAAAAGGGGACAAAGGGGACACAGGATCAGGTGTTATCCCAAACGACTCCTACACTACTATTGACGTAGGGGGAAGCATCAACTTTGTTGATGCAAATAATAAAATAATTTGGTCTGATGCTTCATTAACGTCAGACGCAAACGAAGCGTTAAAAACGTTGCAAGAATCAGTTGCAACAAAAGAGTTTTGGACGATTGATACAGAACTTGCTCCCGCAGGAAGTTCTGTGATGACAGACCTGCTAGGGAATGTTCTTCATAGGCTCTCGCCAGACTCTCTTGCTGTTGACTTGCTATCTTCCCGTGGATCTGGCGAAAGCTTGAGTCTGAGGTTACAGAGAGGCTTGACCCCGTATGGAGATCCCTTACTCCCAATCTACGGGGAATGGAATCTGAGACAAACTCGGATGAAGTTGCAACAACGATCACTCGGAGAGCCTGCTGTCTTGAGCGTAGCGGTAATCGGTGATTCATATACCCAAAGTGAGGTGCGTTTCACGAGATCGCTAGCACAGCAACTTCAAACTCTTACTGGTAATGCTGGAGTCGGTTATATTTCGTTCTCGTGGTTTGGTACTGAAGTCAGTACCTGGACAGCACTTGCACAGCCAGTAGGCTTAGATAGAACCGCGAGAAGCGATCTGCTTAGTGTGTTTGAGATCATAGGAGCGTGGACGCGGGAATACAATGTATCCTCTACCAACGCCATAAGCTTGTCTTTGGCGACATCAAGCACTATTGGCGACTACATTAGGCTATCCGTCCCTGCCGGCACTAATGCGGCAAACCTCTTTTACAAAGGGACTGGCGGCTCTATTGCTATTTCATGGGATGATGGCGCAACTTTTTCTAGCCCCATATCTCTTTCCGGCACTAATACAACTACTATTCCGTTAACTGTGCCTTCCACTCCTACGATCCTGCGAATCAGAGTTCAGAGTGGAACGGTTTCCCTAGCAGGTGTAGATTTTAACACTAGTTCGGCGGGGACTCGCCTGCACAAATTAGGAGGCAGTGGCAGTCGGACATCTCAATGGGCTGCGGTTGATGCGTCTCAGTGGAGTGCCCAACTACAAACCCTAGATCCTCACCTAATCATCATTTTTCATGGGACCAATGATCAGGGGGCAGGTGTGACGCCGGTGCAATACCGCCAGAGCCTTGCAACCATCGTAGCAAATATTAAAAGCGTTTTGCCTAGGAGAGATATATTGATCGCGACACCCCCAGAGAATACGCGTCCCACAAACCTGTATAAAATGACTGCTTATGCTCAGTCGGCTAGGGAGTTTTGCGTTGATAGCAATCTCTGCTTTATAGACTTGCAATATTATTTTGGGTCTGCGGCTACGCCTTCTGAGTATTCATCCTCGTCTCCCGATGTAAATAACCGATTTTTTAATGCAGACGGAATACATCCCGAACCCTTAACTGGCGGACGCATTCTTTCTCGTAGTTTTTATGATCTGCTAGTGAGCTAA
- a CDS encoding response regulator, with amino-acid sequence MATKRILIIDDEQGIRKIVQISLKAIAGWEALVAVSGEEGMAIAQTEQPDAILLDVMMPGMDGITTLEKIQANPAIESIPIILLTAKAQVSEQSQFAQLAIAGVILKPFHPLDLVQEMRSLLHWND; translated from the coding sequence ATGGCAACTAAGCGAATTTTAATCATTGATGATGAGCAAGGTATCCGAAAGATTGTGCAAATTTCGCTCAAAGCGATTGCTGGCTGGGAAGCGCTAGTAGCAGTATCCGGTGAAGAAGGAATGGCGATCGCCCAAACAGAACAGCCTGATGCTATCCTCCTTGATGTCATGATGCCTGGTATGGATGGTATCACGACGTTGGAAAAGATCCAAGCAAATCCTGCTATCGAGTCTATTCCCATCATTCTACTCACTGCCAAAGCCCAGGTCAGTGAACAAAGCCAATTTGCTCAACTGGCGATCGCCGGAGTGATTCTCAAACCATTTCACCCACTTGATTTAGTCCAAGAGATGCGATCGCTTCTCCACTGGAATGATTAA
- a CDS encoding response regulator, whose protein sequence is MKVLCVEDDQNLAQMLQLALVKQRYHVDLAADGEIGWDLAQAYVYDLILLDLMLPKLDGMSFCQQLRAGKSFTLTPNRDTPVILITALDAVTNKVIGLDAGADDYLVKPFNLEELLARIRALLRRNQGRRSPLLSWGELYLNPQSCEVSYRGQPILLAAKEYEILELFLRNPDQIFSPSRLLERVWAVDEFPSEGAVRAHMKGLRQKLRQAGADNIFETIYKLGYRLKQEQLTGENIGEGKEKERTIPPAPQSTASPPETSFVSDLKAVWLECQQSYGDRLAIIQQAVMALQKGMLSPALQHQAEQEAHTLSGSLGCFGLDEASDLLRQIQQILKQDQPLGEPDAEQLTQLLMGLQELVN, encoded by the coding sequence GTGAAAGTTCTTTGTGTCGAAGATGATCAGAATTTAGCCCAGATGCTACAGCTAGCGTTGGTCAAACAGCGCTATCATGTTGATCTGGCTGCTGATGGGGAAATAGGTTGGGATTTAGCACAAGCCTATGTCTATGACCTGATTCTGCTGGATTTGATGTTGCCTAAGCTGGATGGAATGAGTTTTTGTCAACAACTGCGGGCTGGGAAATCTTTTACTCTGACGCCGAACCGGGACACCCCAGTTATACTGATCACGGCGCTGGATGCGGTGACAAATAAAGTTATCGGACTGGATGCGGGAGCTGATGATTACTTAGTCAAACCTTTTAACCTAGAAGAATTATTAGCACGGATTCGGGCATTGCTAAGACGAAACCAGGGGAGGCGATCGCCCCTGTTGTCATGGGGAGAGTTGTACCTGAATCCTCAAAGTTGTGAAGTGAGTTATCGGGGACAACCGATTCTGCTGGCTGCTAAAGAATATGAAATACTAGAGTTGTTTCTGCGGAACCCTGACCAAATTTTTAGCCCCAGTCGGTTACTTGAACGTGTGTGGGCTGTGGATGAATTCCCCAGTGAGGGAGCGGTACGGGCACATATGAAGGGTTTGCGTCAGAAACTCAGACAAGCTGGAGCGGATAATATATTTGAGACGATTTACAAATTGGGGTATCGGCTGAAACAGGAGCAACTAACAGGTGAGAACATCGGGGAGGGAAAAGAAAAGGAAAGGACTATTCCCCCTGCTCCTCAGTCCACCGCTTCCCCCCCTGAAACTAGTTTTGTATCAGACCTGAAAGCTGTTTGGCTGGAGTGTCAACAGTCCTATGGCGATCGCCTGGCGATTATTCAACAAGCTGTTATGGCTTTACAGAAGGGTATGCTGTCACCAGCACTACAGCATCAGGCTGAACAAGAAGCACACACCCTCAGTGGATCATTGGGCTGTTTTGGCTTAGATGAAGCATCCGATCTCTTACGTCAAATACAGCAGATTCTCAAGCAGGATCAACCATTAGGGGAGCCAGACGCGGAACAATTGACGCAACTGCTGATGGGGCTACAAGAGCTGGTAAACTAA
- a CDS encoding peptidylprolyl isomerase, which translates to MTELLQIGNRTITPSELIPLLASYQMLPQIMRELIIDQAIATIECSPEEVIQAQQQFNAEKQFKTEADLQSWVLYHGLSLNQLEAVTTRKLKIEKFKQATWGNKLESYFFQSKAKLDKVIYSLLRTQDAGIVQELYFRIQAQEQSFADVAREYSLGPEAQTGGLVGPVELNALHPVMVQMFSNSQPGQLLPPTRIAEWFVILRLEKLITAQLDEPMKARLLNELFENWLQEEHKKITTVEGES; encoded by the coding sequence ATGACTGAATTGCTTCAAATCGGCAACCGTACAATCACGCCTAGTGAACTGATTCCCTTACTGGCGAGCTACCAAATGCTACCCCAGATAATGCGGGAATTGATTATCGATCAGGCGATCGCCACCATCGAGTGTAGTCCAGAGGAAGTCATTCAAGCTCAACAGCAGTTTAACGCCGAAAAACAGTTTAAAACAGAAGCCGACCTACAATCCTGGGTATTGTATCATGGTCTGAGTCTCAATCAACTAGAAGCGGTCACTACCCGGAAGCTGAAAATTGAAAAATTCAAGCAAGCTACCTGGGGTAACAAACTCGAATCCTATTTTTTTCAGTCCAAAGCCAAACTGGACAAAGTGATTTATTCTCTGCTGCGAACTCAGGATGCGGGAATTGTCCAAGAACTCTACTTTCGCATTCAAGCGCAAGAACAGTCTTTTGCAGATGTAGCGCGGGAATACTCACTCGGTCCTGAAGCCCAAACTGGCGGTTTAGTCGGCCCTGTGGAACTGAATGCACTCCATCCGGTCATGGTGCAAATGTTTTCTAACAGTCAACCTGGTCAATTATTACCCCCAACCCGCATCGCTGAATGGTTTGTGATTTTACGGTTGGAGAAATTAATTACAGCCCAACTAGATGAACCAATGAAAGCGCGTCTGCTCAATGAACTGTTTGAAAACTGGTTACAAGAAGAGCATAAAAAAATCACCACAGTTGAGGGTGAGAGTTGA
- a CDS encoding Uma2 family endonuclease — protein MLLELKQLIVPVGHQLLIKDISWSGYEHILAEFGDHRHSRISYSQGVLEIMAPLPEHEVAKVIIGDLVKALLEELDIEFWSLGSTTFAQKNMDAGVEPDDCFYIQNEAAVRGKDRIDLTVDPPPDLAIEIDITSRTRFNNYAVLGVPELWRWNGNQLEINVLVDGQYLQSNTSSIFPNLQIAQMIREYLMRSKTDGRNTTMKAFRAWVRHSI, from the coding sequence ATGTTACTTGAACTCAAACAACTAATTGTACCTGTAGGTCATCAGTTATTGATTAAAGATATCTCCTGGTCAGGATACGAACATATTTTGGCAGAGTTTGGCGACCATCGCCATTCTAGGATATCTTATAGTCAAGGGGTACTGGAAATAATGGCACCATTACCAGAGCATGAAGTAGCTAAAGTTATTATTGGTGATTTAGTAAAAGCTCTTTTAGAAGAACTGGATATTGAATTTTGGAGTTTAGGTTCTACAACTTTCGCGCAAAAAAACATGGATGCAGGAGTAGAACCAGATGATTGTTTTTACATCCAAAATGAAGCCGCTGTTCGCGGTAAGGATAGAATCGATTTAACAGTTGATCCACCCCCTGATTTAGCTATCGAAATTGATATTACCTCCCGCACTCGGTTTAATAATTATGCAGTGTTAGGAGTTCCTGAATTATGGCGCTGGAATGGAAATCAGTTAGAAATAAATGTGCTTGTAGATGGTCAGTATCTACAATCAAATACTAGTTCTATCTTTCCTAATCTACAGATAGCTCAAATGATTCGTGAATATTTGATGCGGAGTAAAACTGATGGGAGAAATACCACCATGAAAGCATTTCGAGCGTGGGTGAGACATTCAATATAA
- a CDS encoding ABC transporter ATP-binding protein has translation MKTRSNYSQLLPYIRPQWQNITRGFIGIIGYVLATLTLINIAGRLATPFGEGNVVAIAQLAGICGVVFLVRGFFQSVQDIYMAKAALRVAFNLRKQVYAHLQRLNLSYFETAKAGDLSYRLTEDVDRIGEVINKLFHDFIPCVLQLLAIPIYMIYLNWQLTLATVIVAPIMGVLIGWFGERLQKYSRRSQNRVSDLSAILTEVFSGIRLVQAFAAENYEIAKFSHEAERSLQAKYSAERLKAIQIPIVGFLEALSALSLLMVGAWQISQSNLTVGAFFSYLAAAALLIDPIGHTTNNYNEFKQGEASVDRVFELMAIQPTVVEKRNAVTLPPVAGKVEYRRVSFAYKPGEPVIKDISLLALPGEAIALVGASGAGKTTFVNLLPRFYDPESGQIFIDDVDIRDVTLHSLRRQIGIVPQETIMFSGTISQNIAFGQDDFEMSAVEQAAKIANAHQFITQLPEGYQTWVGERGVNLSGGQRQRIAIARAVLLNPQILILDEATSALDSESEALVQEALERLMQGRTVFIIAHRLSTVRRCDRILVLERGQIVESGTHEELLAFERRYARFYAQQFS, from the coding sequence TTGAAAACGCGCTCTAATTACTCGCAACTGTTGCCCTATATCCGACCTCAGTGGCAAAATATCACTAGGGGATTTATTGGCATTATCGGATATGTGCTAGCTACTTTAACCCTGATCAATATCGCGGGTAGGTTGGCAACGCCTTTTGGTGAAGGTAATGTAGTCGCGATCGCTCAATTAGCTGGGATTTGCGGTGTCGTATTTCTTGTGCGTGGCTTTTTTCAGTCTGTGCAAGATATTTATATGGCGAAGGCGGCTTTGAGAGTAGCTTTTAATCTGCGTAAACAGGTCTATGCTCACCTGCAAAGGCTGAATCTCAGCTATTTTGAAACTGCAAAGGCTGGTGATTTATCTTACCGCCTAACTGAAGATGTTGATCGGATTGGGGAAGTGATCAATAAACTGTTTCACGATTTTATCCCCTGCGTTTTGCAGTTGCTGGCAATTCCGATTTACATGATTTACCTGAATTGGCAACTGACATTGGCTACGGTCATTGTAGCACCAATCATGGGTGTGTTAATTGGCTGGTTTGGTGAACGGTTGCAAAAATATTCCCGTCGCAGTCAAAATCGGGTTTCGGATTTATCAGCGATTCTCACGGAAGTTTTTAGCGGGATTCGTTTGGTACAGGCTTTTGCGGCTGAAAATTATGAAATTGCTAAGTTTAGCCATGAAGCGGAACGCAGTTTACAGGCGAAATATTCCGCCGAAAGACTAAAAGCGATTCAAATTCCCATCGTCGGATTTTTGGAAGCTTTGAGTGCGTTATCTTTATTGATGGTGGGTGCGTGGCAAATCTCCCAAAGCAACTTGACGGTGGGAGCGTTTTTCAGTTATCTGGCCGCAGCGGCGTTATTAATTGACCCTATCGGTCACACTACAAATAATTATAACGAATTTAAGCAGGGTGAGGCATCAGTTGACCGTGTTTTTGAATTGATGGCTATTCAACCGACGGTGGTGGAAAAGCGAAATGCCGTCACTCTGCCCCCAGTTGCAGGTAAAGTGGAATATCGTCGTGTGTCCTTTGCCTATAAACCCGGTGAACCTGTAATTAAAGATATCAGTTTATTGGCATTACCAGGAGAAGCGATCGCCCTGGTGGGTGCTTCTGGTGCCGGTAAAACCACTTTTGTCAATCTCCTTCCCCGGTTTTATGACCCCGAATCTGGGCAAATATTCATTGATGACGTTGATATTCGCGATGTGACGCTCCATAGCTTGCGCCGACAAATTGGGATTGTTCCCCAAGAAACCATCATGTTTTCTGGAACAATTTCCCAAAATATCGCTTTTGGACAAGATGATTTTGAAATGTCAGCAGTAGAGCAAGCTGCAAAAATTGCTAACGCCCATCAATTTATTACCCAGTTACCAGAAGGTTATCAGACATGGGTGGGTGAACGTGGGGTAAATTTATCTGGTGGACAACGCCAAAGAATTGCGATCGCTCGTGCTGTGCTGCTCAACCCGCAAATTTTGATCCTTGATGAAGCCACTTCCGCCTTAGATTCTGAATCAGAAGCCTTGGTACAGGAAGCTTTAGAAAGATTGATGCAAGGACGTACAGTCTTTATTATTGCTCATCGGTTAAGTACAGTGAGGAGGTGCGATCGCATTTTAGTATTGGAACGGGGTCAAATTGTCGAATCAGGCACCCATGAAGAATTGTTAGCGTTTGAGCGTCGCTATGCAAGGTTTTATGCTCAACAGTTTAGTTAA
- the acsF gene encoding magnesium-protoporphyrin IX monomethyl ester (oxidative) cyclase: MVDSLKKPSFEELRPGIKVPAKETLLTPRFYTTDFDEMARMDISVNEDELRAILEEFRADYNRHHFVRDAEFEQSWDHIDGETRRLFLEFLERSCTAEFSGFLLYKELGRRLKDKSPVLAECFNLMSRDEARHAGFLNKAMSDFNLSLDLGFLTKSRDYTFFKPKFIFYATYLSEKIGYWRYITIYRHLEAHPEDRIYPIFRFFENWCQDENRHGDFFDAVMKAQPQMLDDWKAKLWSRFFLLSVFATMYLNDIQRKDFYAAIGLDAREYDIYVIKKTNETAGRVFPLMLDVDNPEFYQRLDICVKKMAKLAAIANSKTPKFLQFFQKLPLFTSMGWHLLRLYFIKPIDAVSAQGTAR, encoded by the coding sequence ATGGTAGATTCCTTAAAAAAACCTAGCTTTGAAGAATTGCGTCCAGGAATTAAAGTCCCCGCAAAAGAAACCCTATTAACACCCCGGTTTTATACCACCGATTTCGATGAAATGGCGCGGATGGACATCTCCGTCAACGAAGACGAGTTAAGAGCCATTCTCGAAGAGTTTCGTGCTGACTACAACCGCCATCATTTTGTGCGCGATGCGGAGTTTGAACAATCCTGGGATCATATTGACGGCGAAACCCGTCGTTTGTTCCTGGAATTTCTCGAACGTTCCTGTACCGCTGAGTTTTCTGGGTTCTTACTGTACAAAGAACTTGGACGCCGTTTGAAGGATAAAAGCCCTGTTTTGGCAGAGTGCTTTAACCTAATGTCACGCGATGAAGCGCGTCACGCCGGCTTTTTGAACAAAGCAATGTCAGACTTTAATCTGTCTTTAGATTTAGGGTTTTTGACTAAGAGTCGCGATTATACCTTCTTTAAGCCAAAATTCATCTTCTACGCCACTTATCTTTCCGAAAAAATTGGCTATTGGCGCTATATCACCATTTATCGTCACTTAGAAGCTCATCCTGAAGACCGGATTTATCCGATTTTCCGGTTCTTTGAAAATTGGTGTCAGGATGAAAACCGTCACGGCGATTTCTTTGATGCGGTGATGAAAGCCCAACCGCAAATGTTGGATGATTGGAAGGCAAAGCTGTGGAGTCGCTTCTTCCTGTTGTCGGTGTTTGCCACCATGTATCTTAATGATATACAGCGTAAAGATTTTTATGCTGCTATTGGTCTGGATGCACGGGAATATGATATTTACGTGATTAAAAAGACCAATGAAACCGCAGGAAGAGTATTCCCGTTGATGCTGGATGTAGATAACCCAGAATTTTATCAGCGATTGGATATTTGTGTCAAGAAAATGGCAAAATTAGCGGCGATCGCCAATTCCAAAACTCCCAAATTCCTCCAATTCTTCCAAAAACTGCCATTGTTTACCTCAATGGGTTGGCACTTATTGCGATTGTACTTCATCAAACCAATTGATGCTGTTTCTGCTCAAGGTACTGCTCGCTAA
- a CDS encoding TonB-dependent receptor — translation MNKCYFLLPVVVQTLLIAVPTYAADADVNQKTTEKLPQVTSDIQNLSEIELPTTNAKLLTQSSALVEISQGTQSAEEQKTDQNPREDADISIEAIGEKDTLPQSTPVYVIEQEEIKKQGSTSVADVLKRLPGFAINDVGHGADIHTGTYYRGASINQSVFLINGRPINNNINTYHGATDLNSIPVEAIDRVELYSGAASTLYGSSAFGGVVNIITKEGYGKPKLTGSVEFGSLSTNNQQLSYAGSTGPVKYNFSFERFFTDNRYKVPLGAANRDSQGYLSNADTATSTYFGSIAVDLDNKNSLNLDVTTLSSRRGLIYFGFPLQKDRLDHDGLNAGLSWKTRLGNGEDSNLTTTIGYNQDYFNTYGPSGNNYRTGTLDTQQLTARVDHEWKFNPNNKLRWGLDLKNSDLNGTVLSSVPARIANNEIENRSVFTTALFAVNTLNITDKFQVDLGLRQNFDSQFSSYLNPSVGLRYAAAPNIAVRGSWAGAQRNPGLDQLYVYDTVHNWSPNPDLKPETGSSWTAGVDVNFSQNLTGQFTYFGNSLDNRLGIVANKWQNIGLVDTNGFEAALQLKIANGWSTFLNYTYTDAQIKTGTDKGLQLGLIPYSVLQTGIGYQKAGWQANLYATYNSGARRAAFANANAGQKATDFAPSFFNLDFSGRIPLTTNLGLTVYLENLLGEQYERVNRIYSPGFTFRVGLTADL, via the coding sequence GTGAACAAGTGTTATTTTTTGCTCCCTGTTGTCGTCCAGACTTTACTGATAGCTGTTCCTACCTATGCTGCTGATGCTGATGTCAACCAAAAAACAACCGAAAAATTGCCACAGGTAACTTCAGATATTCAAAATTTGAGTGAAATTGAGCTTCCCACCACTAATGCTAAGTTATTAACTCAGTCATCTGCATTAGTTGAAATTAGCCAGGGAACTCAGTCAGCAGAAGAGCAAAAAACAGACCAAAATCCCAGAGAAGATGCGGATATTTCTATAGAAGCGATTGGGGAAAAAGACACGCTACCGCAGTCTACTCCAGTTTATGTAATTGAGCAAGAAGAAATCAAAAAGCAGGGTTCTACAAGTGTAGCTGATGTTTTGAAAAGATTGCCTGGTTTCGCCATTAATGATGTAGGTCATGGTGCAGATATTCACACAGGTACATACTACCGAGGCGCTTCAATTAATCAGTCTGTATTTCTCATCAACGGCAGACCAATTAATAATAATATTAACACCTATCATGGTGCAACTGACTTAAATAGCATTCCTGTAGAGGCTATTGATCGAGTAGAATTATATAGCGGTGCTGCTTCTACTTTGTATGGTTCATCAGCCTTTGGTGGAGTTGTGAATATCATCACCAAAGAAGGTTATGGCAAGCCTAAATTAACAGGTAGTGTAGAATTTGGCTCATTGAGTACAAATAATCAACAACTTAGTTATGCTGGTTCTACTGGACCTGTAAAGTATAACTTTAGTTTTGAAAGGTTCTTTACAGATAACCGTTACAAAGTCCCCCTAGGTGCTGCTAATCGTGATAGTCAGGGGTATTTATCGAATGCAGATACAGCTACTAGCACGTATTTTGGTAGCATTGCTGTAGATTTAGATAATAAAAATTCTCTGAATTTAGATGTTACTACATTAAGCAGTCGTCGGGGCTTAATTTATTTTGGTTTTCCTCTGCAAAAAGACCGACTAGACCACGATGGTTTAAACGCGGGCTTATCTTGGAAAACTCGCTTAGGTAATGGGGAAGATTCTAATCTGACAACTACCATTGGTTATAACCAAGATTACTTCAACACTTATGGTCCTAGTGGTAACAATTACCGTACAGGTACTTTAGACACACAACAACTGACAGCTAGGGTTGATCATGAGTGGAAATTTAACCCCAATAATAAATTACGCTGGGGGTTAGATTTGAAAAATAGTGACTTAAACGGTACTGTTTTGAGTTCAGTTCCTGCGAGAATTGCTAATAATGAAATAGAAAATCGCAGTGTCTTTACTACAGCTTTATTTGCTGTGAATACTCTCAATATTACTGATAAGTTTCAGGTAGATTTAGGGCTGAGACAAAACTTTGATAGTCAGTTTAGTAGTTATCTTAACCCTAGTGTAGGGTTACGTTATGCAGCTGCACCAAATATTGCTGTGCGTGGTAGTTGGGCTGGGGCGCAACGTAATCCAGGTTTAGATCAATTATATGTTTATGATACGGTGCATAATTGGTCGCCAAACCCCGATTTAAAACCGGAAACTGGCTCATCTTGGACTGCGGGTGTTGATGTCAATTTTTCGCAAAATTTGACTGGACAGTTTACTTATTTCGGCAATAGTTTAGATAATCGTCTCGGAATTGTAGCGAATAAATGGCAAAATATTGGGTTAGTAGATACCAATGGTTTTGAAGCAGCTTTGCAATTAAAAATTGCTAATGGTTGGTCTACTTTTCTCAACTATACCTATACAGATGCCCAAATTAAAACAGGCACAGACAAAGGTTTACAGTTAGGTTTGATTCCCTATTCTGTACTCCAAACCGGTATTGGTTATCAAAAGGCGGGATGGCAGGCTAATTTGTATGCTACTTATAATAGTGGCGCTCGTCGAGCAGCTTTTGCAAACGCCAACGCTGGTCAAAAAGCTACAGATTTTGCGCCGTCTTTCTTTAATTTAGATTTCAGCGGTCGTATTCCTTTAACTACTAATTTGGGATTGACGGTTTATCTAGAAAATTTACTCGGTGAACAATATGAGCGAGTTAATCGTATCTATAGTCCTGGGTTTACTTTTCGCGTGGGTTTAACTGCAGATTTATAG